One window of the Trifolium pratense cultivar HEN17-A07 linkage group LG2, ARS_RC_1.1, whole genome shotgun sequence genome contains the following:
- the LOC123910903 gene encoding agamous-like MADS-box protein AGL82 codes for MGRGRISMELIQKEKSRRTTFQKRKKGLIKKVEEFAILCDVDVCLILYAPNFEGQGYAEPEIWPKEPKVRKILQKYYNTTNDRRPKIYDVQEYYKERMKKVEFEISKVRKEMLKIMYPTWEESFNSLGEEQMRLFAGLLDAKLDACNQKMNMLKGDVKGKRIAHESHKVDKPNIPYLTSNSNTYFNFMPNNMSLPQIYPPLMNIAEKNPFGFWPLHLGQSSQPSSTLSSAQGSNQMEFDEGRYAQSYPGKQVDANWTNWTSQIDANITYDPKTGTKKKNGAENDENLLPYYYNGNAMTMQSYPIGMHTLPFQNLQNLPPHGYQFNGFYDMDILQAHMFNNYMDGRK; via the coding sequence ATGGGTCGTGGAAGAATATCTATGGAACTCATTCAAAAGGAGAAATCAAGAAGGACAACATTtcaaaagagaaagaaagggTTAATCAAAAAAGTGGAAGAATTTGCCATTCTTTGTGATGTTGATGTGTGTTTAATTCTCTATGCTCCCAATTTCGAAGGTCAAGGATATGCTGAACCTGAAATATGGCCTAAAGAACCAAAAGTACGAAAAATCCTTCAAAAGTATTATAACACAACAAACGATAGGCGTCCTAAGATCTATGATGTTCAAGAGTATTACAAAGAAAGGATGAAAAAAGTCGAATTCGAGATTTCCAAAGTGCGCAAAGAGATGTTAAAGATCATGTATCCAACTTGGGAAGAATCTTTCAATTCTCTTGGAGAGGAACAAATGAGGTTATTTGCTGGTCTATTGGATGCTAAGCTTGATGCTTGTAATCAAAAGATGAATATGCTAAAAGGAGATGTTAAGGGAAAAAGAATAGCTCATGAATCACACAAGGTTGATAAACCTAATATTCCCTATTTGACCTCAAATTCAAATACCTACTTCAATTTCATGCCAAACAACATGTCTCTACCACAAATTTACCCTCCATTGATGAACATTGCTGAAAAAAACCCGTTCGGGTTTTGGCCACTTCACCTCGGACAAAGCTCTCAACCTTCTTCAACGCTTTCTAGTGCACAAGGTTCGAACCAGATGGAGTTTGATGAAGGTAGATATGCACAGTCTTATCCCGGCAAGCAAGTCGATGCTAATTGGACTAATTGGACTAGTCAGATTGATGCTAATATTACCTATGATCCAAAAACTGGTACAAAAAAGAAGAATGGAGCTGAAAATGATGAGAATTTGTTACCATATTATTACAATGGAAATGCAATGACAATGCAATCATATCCTATTGGTATGCATACTCTTCCTTTCCAGAATCTTCAAAACCTACCACCACATGGATATCAATTTAATGGATTCTATGATATGGATATTCTTCAAGCTCATATGTTCAACAACTACATGGATGGAAGGAAGTAG